The window AGTTTTTCCTGAGCTTTTACTTTTGTTTCAGGAGACATCCAATCAATATTGGCAATGTGGGTTTTGAATGATTTTAAAAGGTAATCAATATAAGTTTCCATCTGCTGTTTTGCTTCCGGAGTAAAGTATTTCTCTACATATAATTTTCCAAATGCTTCTCCAAGAACACCATTCACAAGCGTTAAACCTCTTTTGTTCATAGGACGCTGCTCTTTTTGCCCTTGTAGATCTTTTGCATAGAAATCAAATCTGATCTGCTCAAGATTTTCGTCTAGGTTACTTGCATTACCATTAATCAGGTGATATTTCAGGTAGTCTTTCAATAAAGGTAAGTTTTTCTGCGTGATAAACTGATCCATATTCTGGTAGTATTTCAGTTCTCCGATGATTACCCTGTCTGTATTTACTCCTGCATCTTTAAGATATTTTGCAAGATCAACGTTTTTCACTACTCCTGATAATTCAGAAACATTTTTAGGATTGTATCTTAAATTAGCATCTCTGTTCTGCTCCAATGTCAGTAAATAATTGGCCAGTTGTTTTTCAAAATCTACTACATTCTGTGCCGCCTGAGTAGCGTTTTTATAGCCTAAAACACCGAATAGTTTTCCAACATAAGCCTGATATTGCCCTAATGTTTTAGTATTAGCTTCGTTTACTTTCTGATAGTAATCTCTTCCTAAACCAAGATCCGGACCACCAAGATATACAGCGTTCATTTTGGAGTTTTTCATATCTGCTCCGGCTCTCCATCCGTAAAAGGAGTTATCTCCTATTTTTGTAGCTTCTAAAAGATATTTCTGGAATTCATTAAGATTTTTAATGGCATCAATTTTTGCAAGATCTGCTTTGATAGGATTTAATCCGTCTGCATTTCTTTTCGCTGTATCCATAAAAGATGCGTAAAGACTCTGGATTTTCTGTCCTTCAGAACCTGCCGCATAGTTTTCGGTAAGGATTTTATTCAAAATATCCAATGAAGCATCATCCACATTTTCTCTCAAAGCATTGAAAGACCCCCAATTGGCTTTATCTGAAGGAATCTGAGTAGTTTTCACCCAATTTCCATTCACATAGCTAAAAAAGTCATCCTGTGGACGGACACCTTTATCCATATAAGATAAATTGATTCCTTCCTCTTTTACTTCTTCTTTTGCAGGTGTTGCAACTTTTGCAGCAGCCTCTGTTTTTGTCTCTGTCCCTGCAGTTTTTGCTGCACCACACGAATTTAGCAATACAATACCTGAGAAGGCAAG of the Chryseobacterium capnotolerans genome contains:
- a CDS encoding M13 family metallopeptidase, with product MKKLNIGILAFSGIVLLNSCGAAKTAGTETKTEAAAKVATPAKEEVKEEGINLSYMDKGVRPQDDFFSYVNGNWVKTTQIPSDKANWGSFNALRENVDDASLDILNKILTENYAAGSEGQKIQSLYASFMDTAKRNADGLNPIKADLAKIDAIKNLNEFQKYLLEATKIGDNSFYGWRAGADMKNSKMNAVYLGGPDLGLGRDYYQKVNEANTKTLGQYQAYVGKLFGVLGYKNATQAAQNVVDFEKQLANYLLTLEQNRDANLRYNPKNVSELSGVVKNVDLAKYLKDAGVNTDRVIIGELKYYQNMDQFITQKNLPLLKDYLKYHLINGNASNLDENLEQIRFDFYAKDLQGQKEQRPMNKRGLTLVNGVLGEAFGKLYVEKYFTPEAKQQMETYIDYLLKSFKTHIANIDWMSPETKVKAQEKLSKFTVKIAYPDKWKDYSQLKVESPKQGGSLYANLQNVSAWQYQRNLDKVGKPVDKTEWGMSPQTVNAYYSGSNNEIVFPAAILQPPFYNPKADAAVNFGGIGAVIGHEISHGFDDSGSRFDGDGNLNNWWTDADRKNFDAKVAQLAAQYSAYEPVKGSFVNGKFTSGENIGDLGGVAVAYDALQMYLKDKGNPGKISGFTQDQRFFMSWATVWRTKATNEYMINQVKTDPHSPGMYRAFGPLVNQDSFIKAFDIKPGDKMYKTPEDRIKIW